In the Doryrhamphus excisus isolate RoL2022-K1 chromosome 2, RoL_Dexc_1.0, whole genome shotgun sequence genome, TAGGGGTCCTGTTGCGAGGAAGCCATTTCGTTTCTGAGGAGAGAACATACAGAAAGCCTTAATAAGATGAGCATACGAGGTGCTATAAAACAGAGGAACCGACCTGTCATCAAGCTGACGGTCCTGGTGGTCTTGCTGCCTCTGGTAAGGTGGAGTGAAGCTGCGTGTGGGGTAACCATCTTGGCTCCAGATGGGATATGGCTCAGTGGAAGGGGTTCTTCTCTCCTGGTGTAGGGTGGGATGGCCCTCATCAGAACCAGGACTGTTCAGGTGGTCTTGGTGCATATTGGGTTTCATTATTCCTGCTGGTTCAATTCCAGAAGAACATTAGTTCGAAAGTTCATTTCAGATATGTCATCTTTGCTGTTACGCTCACCTGAAGAGGAGACAGAATTGGGATAGTAGTCGACGGGAGATCTTCCTTGGCTCACACGGGGGTCCATGAAAGGCGGCATCATCATCCAGCGGGGGTCAAAGCCGAGAACGTGCGGTGGATAATAGCCTCGCTGTGTGTGGCTGGAGCCAGAGGGTGCTGGGTGGCCTGGCTGCTGCCAGTGCTGCTGCACTTTGTAGACCTGTTCCTGCACAGTGGACAGTGGGTTTTGGTACTTGTGGTGGAATTCAGTACACCCATCCACTCACCTGTTGCTGGTGCTGTGGCTGTTTTTGAAAGCGGGGCGGCACGGGTTTTGATGGACGTCCGCCGTAATCTCCAGATGGAGAGGGGCTTTCCCGGCCGTCATCCTCACTGCTGCGATAAGCGGGGAAGCTCGGCTCCTCACGGTAACTTGGACTGGGGGAGTTGTCTGAGGAGCATTCATGCACATCTGAAAGATGTTGATACGATTATTAGCgccattattattcatatttaagcCTTCTATTGTATGTCTTTACAACCTTTTGCACTATACTGGCAGTTGTTGTGTCCCTTAACATGGTCCCTATTTGGGGACAAGGGAGCTTCTTTGCTATCTCCATCTTTGCCGCCCTCTTCAGTCCTTGAGATCTGCCTTTCGGACTTCCCGAATTTCTCATCCAGCTTTTTGAGTTTCTCTGCACAGGCTGCAAGCCGTTCCTCGCGAGCGCgcctctcttcctcctcccgaCGCCTGCGGGCCCTCTCGACGGCTTCAGACAACTCAGGCGACGCGTACTTTGCCCTCGCCGGAGGCTGAGAGTGGCGCTGGTGATCCTCCTGGTCAGGCGTCGGCTCACTGTGGCTTTTCTGCTGGGATTGAAGAGGTGGAACAGATGTAGCAAAGGCTTTATCTTCACAAAATGAACAGATCAAGAGATGTGTGACTGATGGTTAGCAATTAAGGGCTACAAAAGGCGAAACACAATAAAGGCGTATGGGGTGTAGTTACCTGCGTGTCTGCAGAAAGATATCTGCTGTTGGTCTTCCTGGGAGCCTCCTGGTGGTGGTAAGAATAGCTCTCTTCCGGGTCGTCGTGGGTGTAAGGTACTTCACCTGAACCAATGGATGACTGACAGTCACGCCGATTCTCTCGGTCCCACTCAGCCCTTGGAGGAGTAAAGACATTTGTTTAGGTCTGGGATACAAAAGGGAGGACAAAATATGAAACAGCAGCTCTCACCACATCTTGTTTTTATCACTGgctgagtgctcctcctcatcatcgCTAAACTTGAGCTTCTCGCTATAGTCAACTTCTTCATGAAGTCCTTAAAAGAAACAACAACGACTTGTCAATAAGTGGAGCGATGTAGTtttggaaaagtggaaaaaaagacaaaacggAGATCGAGAGAGAGGTTAAAGTGCAACTGACCAGCCCATCCATCCTCGCAATCATTGTCGAGGTCATCCAGATCTTTTAGGTCCTCGGGGTTAATGATAGCGGGTCGCTGTGGGCGGTCAGTGGGCCGACGGATGGGCTGGGAAGAGAGTCGGGGCGGAGCGCGAACAAAGCGGTTCTCCCTTCTCACATCTCCACTGAATTTCAgggtgggggaaaaaatatttggaaaaatgccACAATGGGAGTGAGAAACAACACTGTACTTACTTGACTAGTTCAGGTTTAGCGTAACTCTGTCGAAAAGTTGGTTTGCTGTCAAATCTGGCTGGTGCTGCTGCAGTAGTCGGGAGGTGGTCTGTACCTGGGGTCTCACGCGTATCTTTGGAGCACATCTGTCAACATGAGAATGATTTCCCTTCACAGCAAAATCCACGACCGTCTTCTGAATATACCTTCAAATGCTAATTGTACTTACGAACGCTGGCAACATGTCATGGTAGACAGCATTGGAGGTGTGGTGGAGCTGGTGCTGCAGGGCCGAGGGGATGGCTGCTTTGCGGACAGGCTGGGCGGGACGCAGGGAGGGCTCCTTGGGGTCGAGGCCCGGCGACGGAGTGGCCACGACGCTAGATGAGGTGACGCTTGTGGCAGTGCTTGGGTGAGATGCGGCCGGAGGGGTGCCAGCTTCCCCCAGGGCGGGGAGTTTGCCCTCGGGGTCCGCTGGTGGGCCGAGGGTCAGGGCTGAGGGCTGGAGATTCCTGCCGCCACCCTCCCTCCAGCTCGTCACATCTTGACACGAGAGGAGGCGCATTTTAGAAACAGTATTGTGTGGTTGTAGATAACCACAACGCATCCCGCAACACAACTGTAGCCCGATTTCAAAGCAGTTGTTTTGAATATTTATACATCTGGCcaatcaatagccacgtatacatggacccaaatattccaattccattcgggttatttgctcaaacagaaagaatgtaacctttgtatacacctcattccgaaagaaaagtgccaatccgaatgaatatataattcactgggattcacaggggtggaatattcctttccccaatccgattgaggtatcttgtacccgctcaatcggaaagttgtcagactgcgttcttctttgtggtgtttttcttcttctgttgtttattggcggttggcaagcagctttcgtgtgcattagcgccatctgtggaacagaatctaaacccttctatacgccattcacaagtccggttttattaaaaaagaaaatacatatctatataaaacatgtgcagagcttaattataaaatattagcaagattgaactttatcttttcctgttccggggtgcgttctttcagcgaatgctgagatatgatgtaacacgcagctcgagatgttcttcgattaaaaaaaatggaggcgagcaatcggtacTGGTCTGCTGCGGGAAGTTTGtatttgattcaaactaaatttcaagactggacgaaggaaaaactggcaatacggagttattccaaaaagtgaaagaaaaactggaggaagtcggtatcacgtgatgttggtgtttacgctttactgggcatgccccatttactattctgattattatctgattatagcggcgcatgtagacatgagattggaatattcctttccatgtataccattgctttcggaaagggaaaaactcatgtaaacgtggctaatgtcaaGCAGTCACATACTTTGGGGGCGGAGGCTTGGTCCGGGCCCATACGACGGATCGTAGCCGCTTCTTTCCTTGCCAACCCTGTCCTGTTCTCCAGCGGCCTTCAGCGTGGGAAATTCCTCGTGAGAGAAGGGCTGAAGTCGGTTTAAGACCCTTAAACCTGGGGGTTGGTACGCAGACAAGCAAGCATTAGCATTACTAACGGCACAAAACAGTTGAAATGTGCACCGGCTCACCATCTGGCTCTACTGCCTTTCCATTTAGTTGGGCCCATTGCTTTGGTCCACCTGTGTTTGTGTTCTGTGGAAACAGGTTCAATCGTGTAAGCTAACCCCAAGCCGAGCAGTGTAAGAGGCTAATTCTAAGacgcacacacaacacacctcctGGTTGGCTACTGGTGGAGGCTTCTGAAGATTGGAGACAGACTTCTGTGAAGCCGGCTGCAGCTGCGACTCCGGCAGCTGTGGTGTGGATGCAATAGAActagaaaaacaccaggaaaaTAATGAGCCTCATCGGATGTCGGTCGTATGTGAAGAGCTGAGAGAGAGGCGCACATCCCACACCTCTTTTGATCGGGTTGTTCCGGCTTGTTTGCCCATCCTGAGCCGTCTTTTGGGACAATAATCACGTTGGGATCGTTTCCTTTGTTTTCAGATTTCAAGCTCGGTAAGTGAGCGGGTGGGGGCATACGCCGGGCTGCGGCCACTTTACCAAGACTCTGCAAGCCATGTCGTGGAACTGCTGACAGTAGGAATACAGTTAGTATAAAACACTCTGGGGGCGATGACTGCTGAAGCAGTTGATTTGATCAAAGGGTAAACacaatcatcaatcaatcaatcatctaCCAATAATAACATCTTCACAAATACCAAACCGTACCTGAGTTTTTCTGAGTTTCTATTGATTTTCCCTTGTACTTGTCAAACAGGCTGAGTGAGGAGTACTTGCTTTTCCCATCCTTGGACTTGGTTATTTGCCCCAAACGATCGGACATTGCGATGTAATGTCATCGAGTATGGAAATTTGTCTTTGCGCCTCTTCCCAGTGCTTTTCTTGTTCTACAATGGAAAGATGGAAAAGAAATATGAGCAATGTTTAGCAAAACATGTATTTCCACGAACAGTCGATGATAATACAGAGCCCAATCACCCATAGAACTGGGTTTGTACTCAAGTTATGAagtatgcattgtttttttttaatgtgaataaGACAATGACAAATAGGCGGCAATAAAGTATTTCTAAAATGGAtgcaatgtatattttttattttgctctCACTTATAtagtatttcaatgtgtttaaATCCATTCACGTCAACACATTATTATATTGTGATTGTGAGTTGCATAGACAGTAGGAGCGTAAACACGAGTCAATGAACCTGAGTAAAACCACAACAACACTCCGCCTCAACACAGGACAAACGGTACAGAGCACAGGCAAAATTGAGGGGCGCACATCAAAATCAACTTGCAAAATGAAATATTCACATTTCCTCTCATTAGCAATGTATTTGTGATAAATAGGCAACTGTGCTGTCTCTCCACCCCGTTTCTGTCCTTGGCTCCTGGAAGGCCCCGGTGGTGGCATCACATACAGCACATTAGACCTCCAATACCACCCCTTCTGCCCTTCTTCTTTGGCGTCTCCTTTCTCCTCTTTAGGAGTTCATGGGAGTTGGCAAGCTAGCTCATTAGTCTCGTCTCGCCGATGCTATCTCTTATACGACAGAGATGAAATATGGAAAAAAGGGGTATTTTTTAAACCACAACGTTAAAaaaccatagcatttcagtatgtggaatcaaactatggaatggattgagtaagaccctcaaacaatgcacaacgatgagacaattcaagaaacaatacaagcagttgatgtttgctaaatacaaggatgaagagtcttgaaccagtcatgatgtgctatatatatcactatattgacacttactatggtacacattacatcattgtaatataatatataatactatattaggaaagcaggaagtgaacaaatgtaacagttactgattgtaaaagtaaactattatggaaagcaggaagtgaacaaatgtaacagttactgattgtaaaagtaccagatggaggggtaggatttaataagttttgcttcttcctactccttttggacatgtggaactgtgaactgattatgtgatgcattcaattgtaatctgatgcatgttcaaatgaaataaaaccattaccataaacagTGACTTTTTCATATTGTGGTCAGATGTGTGaacttacatttattttgctaTAACAAGCAAATGGCAGATTACACATGTATACTTTATTCAAATACATCCGTATGATCATCTTAGTAAGAATAAACATGATATGAAatgttcaggctgcacggcagtcgtgtggttagcacacagacctcacagctaggagacccgggttcaattgcACCACCTTTCCCAGTTCAGTAAATTCAACAATTTTCGTAGCAAAAAGCGCCAGTACAGGGAGAAATTGCAGTTTTAAGACTCaaacacaattaaaaattattagccAGTGGTCCTCCAGTGTTTAGACTGCCCCACAGCATTGCCGCACACAGTGACCTTCATAACCGAGACACCCCACGGTATCACGGAAGCAGGCTCTACAGTGCAAAGGAATGATAACCACTGCTGCCCACGGGAGAGTCGGCATGAAGTAAACAAACCGTTTCTATACCACCAACCACCTTCCTTTATTTTCATCCATTCTTTCCCAACTAAATAACATACTATTTGGAATTCAACAGGAATTTGGGGGAAAAGGATTATCTCCACAAGTGTGCTCTGAATTTCCTTTGGCGTTCCTTTGCTGTGACACCACAGGATGTCACCAGTGGTTGCGGGGGAGGACTAAtatgatgacaaccatagaacaCTAACATAATAACATTATGGTTGGCTAGTGACCAAAGCAGTACACATGTCGCTGTCATGGCTGCTCGGTACAATATAGTTTAGTAGTGTAAAGTGTTTAGTGTAAAATAATAACTGGAGGGGCTGACTTTTTTTGGTGATAATTTGATcatggaacagattatttccattatttcctgtgtgaaAATGTTTCAGAATACAAGTGCCATCAATACATGTTGTTAAACAGCCTAAGAAATCCACATATATACTTAGGTTAACTTGCAGTTGCTTAATTAATGGAAAAAACACTTTCCAACATCATTTGGCAACATGTAATGGCATTATGACATCACACATAGAAGCTAATGTGATGACAGCTAGTTAGCTACCCGACTCCTGTCATACGATGACTTTTACCGTCATTTTAACCCGATATCCGTTCGCAAACATTCAACTCAAATACGTGCTAAGTGAAAATGATGCATTCTATCAATGTAGCAAAATAGCAGGTTGAAGGTCTCCTATTGACGGCGTAGCTAATGCTAACGCGAATGACCTGAAGCATTCGGGCTATACAAACAAACAGAGATAAAAACACATACATCTAAAAGACACTggcatctaaaaaaaatgtggaataacatcaaaaatgttTACTATGTACCGAATACGGCAAGAGATGAGCACCGTTAGCCGAAGCTATGCTAGCCTGGCGGCTAATGGAAAATAGCTATGTAAACATTCAAGCACTGCTGCTGTTTTACTGTAAACACAATTTGGCTCGTTATCTAACATATGTGAATAACACCATAAAACatataaagtacacaaaataaaccaaaacgcTGCACATTTATGAAATTTGTTAACAAATGAGCAAGGGAAAGGAATGTCCTATGAACATATAAGCTTGACGGGCCAAGGATATTCCCAACACCCCTTGTTTGTGTTAGCTACtaggaaaaaaagaacatactCCCAATAAATATGTTTGGATCCCCTAAAAGCGACTCAACAACATTCCCAGCTGGGCTTTCGGAAAGGGGGCGAAGGCAGCCATAACCAACAAGGCGATTAAAAATGGCTGCGGCCAAAAAGAACAAAGCAACAATAAAACCGAGCAAGAAAGGGGGGAAGACGAGGCGCCGACGACGACGTCCATAACTCACCGTTTCAATGTGTGCGTCCGCCTTCTGATCAACCGTAAGGGTTAATGTCCGTGAAATGTCGTCGactggaaggatggatggggaTTGTGAAGCCCAATCTTCATAGGTTCGACCGACCACAGAGTTGTTGCTGGGATATTACCCGGCCTGACAATGAAGGGAGCCAGTGAGAAGCCTGCCTCTGCTGCTCTCTCTGCGTCTGACGTCATCCAGGGGACGTCAACAGGGGTTGGATGActagcgccatctgctggtcgACTTTAGTAGCTAAGAGGGACCGCACCATAGAAGAGCGTGCAAAATATTGTAATCAagtaaaagtaaattaaatacaaaaattacaaacttAACTAAGCTTCAGTGCCAATATGAGGAAATTTGCACTTAAATGTCTTCAACAAACAAGAATAGTCCAGTCACTTCAATGAAAATGTATAAACTATGTATAAACTAtattaatacagtttaaaggtAAATTAGAAATCGCATTGTCGCAGCTGCACTTACCGTCGCTGCATGCGGTGAAATCATTGTGAGGACATAAaatgtccactagagggagacaTTGCTACACTATCTCCATTGTTCATAACGAGGTACAGTAAATGCCTATAACTTTAAATCGATTCATTCACCACACaatcaatgaaaataaagtgaGCCTTTTTGTCTGTCACAGgctctttgtctctgtgggcgaaggcggggctgctagcatacacacacagtgcagaagagtgtcacatagtagaaattaaatgagtagattataatatattgtgatatatttctgatattatttactgtacattttaaaatCTGATGAATCTTATGATGTTGATTTGCAACACTTTTCTGCACATGTGACTTCTTCTTCACGCCGGGGTGCAGTTTCTGTTCTCATAGTGTGGATTCAGCATTTCCTGTGGTAACAGACAGGAAACCTCCGTTGTTGCATCAGTGCATGAAGTTTTGCAGCATAGAATACAACAGCAGCCCTCAAGGTCGGTGCAGAAATGTTGCTGTGCAAAATAACACTTTTAACACTTTTTACCTGTGTTTATTCGTGAGATGGGGGGGGGATAGGTCAACACCTGACATAAAATGTACAGATAAATGTCTTGAATGTACacaaaattatttgttttttttggcacgTGTATCCATTAAAATAgcagaaaatgaaaacatttgcacTAATTGTGGTAGAAATGCATGACCTCAAACGGTGAGCTACGTCTGATGCTACATCAGGTCAGGAAATGGATGGAAACAGTGTTTGGTACTATGCATGAAGGGGTACTAGGGCCACACTGAAAGGACAAaataccccccccaaaaattcttattacataaaaacaaatatttgtcagGATCCAAATAAACAGTGGTGATTTTGGAGAATTTTTGTCTAATATTTGAAAGAAAATATCAGATAAAAAAGTCGTAAAGATGATTTTACAGGCATTTTTCATTTGGGCCCTAATAGCCGGTGGCAAGGTAACCATGCTAATGATAAGTTCtgacaatatttattcataatttggGCCTTCCACGCGACCCTGCAGTAAAAACCAGTGACTCTTCCACAAAAAGTCCTGGAAAAAGTGACAACCCGAAAGTACGAAAGCATCCGCACACAAGAGGCTCATAAGAAGGGGCTCCAGCTGAGGGTGCCGATGGAGATGAGAGTCTGGCAGGTGTTGGACGACAGCCACACCGTCTCCATCAAGCTAAAGTGGAAGAGGCCCAGCGCGAAGCCACACAGCATGTCCGTCAAGTGGTGCTTCCCCAGCAGCACCCGGGACATGCCCACCAGGAAGGCCCACAGCACCAGCAGGATGCGGAGCGGCACCGCCAGCACCAGATGGGACAGCAGGAACTTGGACACCATGGCGGCGCGGCTGGCGTGCGCCGCGGGGAACGAGTACACGTCCATGGCCACGCAGTCCAGGAAGCCTGGCGTCATCTCCCAGGGTCCTTTGCGCTTCACCAGCCTCTGGACTCCCGCCACGGTCATCACGTCCAGGATGAGGGCTGGACagaaaaaatactttgaatACTGGAAATTCATTTCATACTGGAATACTGGAATACTGGAATACTGGAATACTGGAATGCTGGAATGCTGGAATACTGGAATACTGGAATATTTGACATCCAATGCAGAGCCAAATTAAAGTCAGAAATATGAGAATCAGAATTGATAATAGATAATAACTGTCTGAGGCCGGTTCCTGTTTAGGATGcagcagtttgaccctggaacagattatttctatttcagtTGTTTCCTATGGGAAGAAGGCTCGGTTACACACAAGGACGATACGGGACTATTTGTTTGGCTCCACACTCACTCGGCCTCCACTAACTTTCTTATTGCGCCATCAAAGTGACTTCACTTCCTGCCACGGGGGAACTAAAGCAGCCAATCGGAGACACGGCAGCACACATCATGTGACCGTCACCCATCCCATAATCACAGATTGAATCCTAAATCTTCTTGCAACAAATAATAATGAACAAGCGAGAGAACAATAGAAGCCATGCTGCTCAGCCACAGATTTACCGAGCACCAATCAGAGCTCAGCGTTGTTCCACTGCAGATTTGTCAAGCACCTAATCTGTCGGCTCCTTACTGTACGCTGATGCTAAGGACTATTTGGGTCAGACTACAAAGGAAATAGCGACACTACTCATTAGAGtcctatatgtatgtatgtccatctatctatctatctatctatctatctatctatctatctatctatctatctatctatctatctatctatctatctatctatctatctatctatctatctatctatctatctatctatctatctatctatctatctatctatctaactactctaaatacatgtgccttagtcattagttcctcagtaactattctaaatgcatgtgccttagtcagtatttcctcagtaactactctaaatacatgtgccttagccattagttcctcagtaactactctaaatgtatgtgccttagccattagttcctcggtaactactctaaatgtatgtgatatagtcattggttcctcagtaactactctaaatgcatgtgtcttagtcagcatttcctcagtaactactctaaatgtatgtgcctcggtaactactctaaatgcatgtgccttagtcattagttcctcagtaactactctaaatacatgtgtcttagtcattagttcctcggtaactactctaaatgcatgcacCATAGAcgttagttcctctgtaactactctaaacgcatgtgccttagtcattcgttcctcagtaactactctaaatacacatgttttagtcattagttcctcagtaactactctaaatgcatgtgccttagtcattagttcctcagtaactactctaaatacacatgtcttagtcattagttcctcagtaactactctaaatgcatgcacCATAgacgttagttcctcagtaactactctaaatgcatgtgccttagtcattagttcctcagtaactactctaaatacacgtgtcttagtcattagttcctcagtaactactattaCTACTCCGATTCCTATTTCGCTGTGCGAGAGGACTAAACTGTGACAGTGTCAGTCAAAACCAGTCTTGGTGGTTTTTCATGTGTACCCAAGGAAGTGCCCATGAGTGtggtgatgacgatgatgatgatgatgatgacgatgatgacgacgacgactTACCCAGCAGTAGATTGACCAGAACCTCTTGTCCCGCCAGGGTGCTGCTCCTGGTGAGGCAGACGATGGTTCCGATAATCCACGTCAGTCCGTGTCCGGTGAGGGCCAGCAGGGCCACCATGGAGCGACACCCTCCCCACGACGACGACGTGTACGCGCACACGCTCATCCGCTTGGACAGGCATATGTCAATGGCGAGCAGGGAGTTGATGGCGATCCCCTTGAAGGACGGGTTCAGCTGCATGCAGTCCTCCTCGGGCATCTTGCCCGGCTCTCTCTTGTCCGCTTTGGGGACACCGTCTCCGGCGTCCTCGCTTTGCTGGCTCGCCTGGTGCCGAATGGAAGAGGAGCGCCTTGGGCCGCCACCTCCAACACCTCCTCCTGATCCCCCTGCTCCTCGGCTCTCCGAGGGTCCACCGCCGCCTCGAAGGGGCTGATTGAGGGACATGAACTCCGGTCTACTCAGGACGCTGTTCCGCTCCCGAGCCCTGGATCTCGCATTGGAGGGCATGCTTGAACCTCCCTTCTTTTTCCCTGCAGTTGAGGATGATTGGAGCGGTGCTAGTTTACCACCATGCAACAGTCAAATGTCCAAAAATAACCCCGTCCCCTCCTCCTGTGCCCTTACCGGATATATTTAGACCCGGTTGGAATGTGCAGTGGCCGTACTTGCCGGTTCCAGACTACTGGGTCCAGTTGGCCGGGGAGGGGGGTAATCCGACCGCTGGGGGCAGATGAAATAACCCACAAGTCACTTGTTGGGTCGTACACTTCTACACGGACGAGTgcgtgcatcacacacacaaaacgatGCGTTTACTTCCGGCATGCGCAAGAACAAGTCACGTGACCAACAATCGCCACGGTAAAAATGCGCATAAAGCATATCTTGTTTAAAACAGTATTCAATCCAGAAAGAAGTGGCTTAATCGGAGACAAACTGCGGGTACAAATGATCGATTTAAGGCATATATCATCAATAAAACTGGTCTCTTTACGCAAGTGACGTAGTTTAGGAGAAAGCTGATTCCGGATCAGCTGTACgcaaggagaggagaggagttCTCCAAGGTGCTTAAACACACGGGAGGAATTTCTGTTGTTTCTTCATAAAATGGGAATTTCAGAGtaaaacaacatttcttttggaagaaattacaaatacataatatatatttagcaTTAATAGCGTATTCTGCtattaagaaaaataacattgatcGTGTCAATTGTTCTCTTCAGGAGATAAGAggtataaaatacattattatgacAAAAGTACTAGGGggatatatttgtgtatttgtctcCTATTAGAGTGTGTATTCATATTTTGCAATCGCAGTAAGATGATGTCAACAAGGAATCGaactacactaaaaataaaacgaTGCAGGCTTCCCTAATTCAATATatattcaaaaatgtattgtattgtatttacttCCGGCATGAGCAACACGTCACGTGACAAAAAGCAACCACCAAAACCACCGCCATTAATAAAAGCATAAAGCTGTCCCCTAAAACAAAATGTGGCTATAAACGccacaaataataacaaaattagCTTGTTATTGTCATAGTGCTACATTTTTGCTATTTCATTCCACAGTCCAGGCTGTTGTAGCGTTTAGGCTAGCGGCGTTACGCCCGGTGCCTACATTTCCCAGCATACCCGGTACCGGAAAGCACCGGAAGTGTCGCACCAAAGCCATATAAAGCCGCTCGCCAAGGTCTTGGCTGCCTGAGTGGAGCCCAGACCGGAGCGGGTGAACCTGCCGAGTGGCCGCGGGAGCGATGACAGCCCGCTGGGTCGCAAGTCGGACTGAGACGCTAGCTTCCTGTGGGCGTGGCGACAGCTGACGCTTTTACACTTTGTCTTGAAAGTAGTTTTTCCACACTTGGGAGGATCCCGCCGTGACATGACATGGGTGCTGAAGCGGACCACCCGGCGGCGTCCTTCGGATGTTGCGGCGGTGCCCCGACCCAGACCGGACTTCGGTGTTTGCTGTGGCTACAATGCTTGTTTCTGCGTGGGAAATGAGTCAC is a window encoding:
- the LOC131110553 gene encoding inactive phospholipid phosphatase 7, with amino-acid sequence MPSNARSRARERNSVLSRPEFMSLNQPLRGGGGPSESRGAGGSGGGVGGGGPRRSSSIRHQASQQSEDAGDGVPKADKREPGKMPEEDCMQLNPSFKGIAINSLLAIDICLSKRMSVCAYTSSSWGGCRSMVALLALTGHGLTWIIGTIVCLTRSSTLAGQEVLVNLLLALILDVMTVAGVQRLVKRKGPWEMTPGFLDCVAMDVYSFPAAHASRAAMVSKFLLSHLVLAVPLRILLVLWAFLVGMSRVLLGKHHLTDMLCGFALGLFHFSLMETVWLSSNTCQTLISIGTLSWSPFL